The Deltaproteobacteria bacterium genomic sequence CGCGAGCATGGTGTCGAGCAGCTCGCGGGCGGCCTCGGCCCGGCCGGTGGCGTAGAGCGCGCTCGCCACGGTGCCGACGTCCTCGGGCATCAGCGAGCCGCGCGTGACGCGGCGCACGCGCCCGAAGGTCTGGACGCCGCCCTCGGCGTCTCCGGAGGCGATCTGCACGAGCCCCCGCAGCCGCAGCGCCTGCAGGCCTTGCGGGCCGTCGCCGCTCAGCTCGAGCGCCCGGTTGATGGGGCCGAGCGCTGCTTCGTAGTTGCCGAGCCGGAACTCCGCCTCGCCCAGGCGGAGCAGCGCGTGCGGCGTCTCCTGGCGCTCGATCAGCCGGCGCGAGGCGGCCGCAGCGTCGGCGAAGCGGCCCTCGCGCATCGCCAGCAATCCGACGACCTCGTCCGTCTCCGGCCGCTCCGGGCTCTCCTCGCGCATCTGCCGCTCGATCGCATGGGCCTCGTCGAAGCGGCCCGCCTCGATGTGCAGCGCCGCCAGGGCGCCGCGCAGCGGCACGGGATCGTCGAGGCGGCCCTCGACCTCGCGCAGATAGGCGACGGCCTCCTCGCCGCGCCCGCGCCGGGCCAGGGTCTGGGCGTAGAGGGCGTGGGCCCGCGGCTCGTCGGGCAGCGCCTGGATCAGCCGCTTCGGCACCTCGTCGCCTTCGCTCGCCGCGATCAGGCGCCCCCATGCGTCGAGGTTCGCGGGGTCGATCTCGACCTGGCGCTCGAGGGCCCGGCGCTCGAGCGCCGTGTCCCCGGTGGCGCGCGCGAAGCGGCGCAGCTCGTCGAGGGTGCGCTGCTCCTCCACCACGCTCGAGCGCTGGCGGGCGGCCTCTGCCGCCTGCTCGAAGGCGGCGCCGGCCTCGCCCCTGCGCTCCGGCCAGGAAGCGAACACCAGCGCGCGCTCGATGTAGCCGCGCACGACCTCCTCCACCGGCGCGTCGTCGGGCGCCACCGCCAGCCCGCGGTCGAAGGCGGCGAGCGCCTGCTCGAAGAGGGCGGGGTCCGGCGGCTGCCGGCGCAGCTCCCGCTCGCGGATGCGCGCGCGCTGCACGATCCCGACCTGGAAGAGGGCCATGTGGTCGTTCGGCGCGAGCTCGCTCGCCGTGAGCGCTGCGGCCAGGGCGTCGTCGGCCTTGGCCTGCGCGAGCGCGAGCTCCGAGCGCCGGATCCAGGCCTTCGCGTTGTCGGGCTCGCGCTCGATCACGCCGTCGATCAGGGTGCGGGCGAGCTCGGGGTTGTCGAAGAGCGAGAGCCGGGCGTAGGCGAGCGCCGCGTCGGCGTCCTCGGGCGCGAGCCGGTGCGCCTCCTGGAAGAAGAAGAGCGCGTCGGCGAGCCGGCCGGTGTGCTCGAGGATGGCGCCGATGCGCTGGTTCAGGCTGGCGCTCTTCGGGTCGAGCTTGAGCGCGTTGCGCAGCTCGATCAGCGCCTCGGCGCTCTTGCCCTCGGCCAGGAACTCCTGGGCACGCTCCAGGTGCGCGTCGCGCCGGGCCTCCGGCGAGCGGCAGCCCGCCAGGCCGGCGGTCCCGAGCAGGAGCACCGTCACGATCGCCAGCCGCCCGATCACTCGCCTGCTCCTTCCCCGGCGAGCTTGCCGAGCTCCTGCCGGGCCTGCTCCGCCTCGTCGAACGGGCCGCCGGCCAGGGCGACCTGGAACGCCTCGCGGGCGCCGTCGCGATCGCCCTGCCGGGCGAGCGCGAGCCCGAGGTGGTAGCGCGCGCTGCCGTAGTCGGGCCGGGCTGCGAGCGCCTCGCGGAAGCTGGCGGCTGCCGCCTGGTACTCGCCGCGGGCGAGCTGCACGTAGCCGAGCGTGTCGATCACCTCCGGCTGCGGCGCGAGCCGCCGCGACTGCTGTGCGAGGACCAGCGCCTCGTCGAGCGACTCGTTGCGGCTGGCGAGCAGGAAGGCGAGGTCGTTGGCGATCCCGGCGTGCTCGGGATTCTGGGCGCGCAGCACCCGCAGCCTGCGCAGGGCCCCCTCGGCGTCGCCGCCGGCGAGCTGGAGCTGGGCGGCGCGGTGGCCGTGCTCCGGCACGTCGGGCTCCTGCTCCGCAGCCCGTTCGAGGAGGGCGAGGGCCTCATCGGTCCGGCCCGCTGCGGCGGCCAGCTCGCCCTGGCCGGCCAGCGCCGGTGCGCAGGCGGGATCGGCCGCGAGGGCGCGCTCGAAGGCGGCAGCCGCCGCCGCGCTGTCGCCCGCCGTGAGCGCGAGCTGTCCCTGGAGCGCCGCGAGCCGCGCCCGCTCCGGCTGGGCCGCCGCCAGCGCCGCGACCCGCTCCCGCGCCTGCTCCGCCTGCCCGGCGGCCACCGCGAGATCGACGAGCGTGCGCAGCGCGATCTCGTTCTCGGGCGCGCCGAGGTCGATCGACGCCGTCTCCTTGCGCAGGATGGCGAGCGCCGCCTCGGGGCCCTCGGCGCCGCGCCGCAGCCCCGCCTCCTCGGCGAGCGCGACGCCGGCGCTGCCCGGCTTCTCGCGCAGCTCCGCGAGCTTCTCGTAGGCCTCGTCGAGCCGGTCGAGGCCGGCGAGTGCGCGTGCGGCGACCAGGTAGGCCGACACGCTCTGGGCGTCGCGGTAGCTGAGGTGCCGGTGTGCCATCTCGGCCGCCTCCGGGTAGTTGCCGCGCGCAAGCTGCAGGCGGGCGAGCAGCAGCGCGGCGTCGGTCTCGCGGGGCTCGGCGCGGCTCGCCTCGCGCAGCTCGCTCAGCGTGCGGTCGATGTCGCCGAGCTGGTGGGCGGCCTCCGCTGCCAGCATCCGGGCGCCGGCGTTCTGCGGCCAGGCCTGGATCGCCGGCCCGAGCTCGGCGAGCGCCTGCTTCGGGTCGCCGCGCTCGAGCGCGAGCCGCCCGCGCAGCACGCCCGCCAGCACCGGATTCCCCACCTGCGGGACGATCTCCTGCGCCTCGTCGAGCCGGCCGAGGTCCATCAACACGTCGGCCCGGACGAAGCGCAGCTCCTCCGAGCGGGGTGCCAGCGCGAGCGCCTCGTCCACCGCCGAGAGCGCCTTCTCGGGCTCGTTGCGGGTCCGGTAGGAGCCGGCGAGCGAGATCCACGCGCGCGGGTCGCCGCTCGTGCGGGCGCCTTCGAGGAGCATCGACTCCGCCCGCTCGCCCTCCCCCTCGGCCTGCAGGCGCTGGGCGAGCAGCCGGCGCAGGCCCTGGTCCGCCGGGTTGCGCGCGAAGGCGCGCTCCATCAGCGCCTTCGCCTCCTCGGGGCGGCCCATGTCGTCGTACGCCTGGGCGGCGATCGGCTCGAGGGTGAGATCGTCGGAGAAGCGCTCGAGGCACTCCTTCACCTTCTTCACGCCCCGGTCCGGGTCCTCGCGGAAGCGCCCGTAGAAGTTGGCGAGCACGAGGCAGGTGCGGCCCCGGCCCGACGGGTCGCCCTCCCAGTCGAGCTTCTCGGTGGCGAGCAGGACCTCCTCCGTCTCGTCGAGCTTGCCCATGTGCATGAGCGCCGCCGCCTTGAGGGACAGGGTCGATGCCCGCTCGGGGTCGAGGGCGAGCAGCCGCTCGGCCGCGTCGAGGGCGACGGCCGGGCGGCTGGCACCGAGGGCGGCCTGGGTGCGGATCGAGAGCGCCGCCTCGTCCTCGGGGTCTCGGGCGAGCACGATGTCGGTGGCGTCGATCGCCTCCGCGAAGTTCTTGATGTCGACGAGGGTGATCGCCAGCAGCAGACCGGCCTGGCGCGCCTCGCTCTCGTCCCGGGCGGCC encodes the following:
- a CDS encoding tetratricopeptide repeat protein, which codes for MIGRLAIVTVLLLGTAGLAGCRSPEARRDAHLERAQEFLAEGKSAEALIELRNALKLDPKSASLNQRIGAILEHTGRLADALFFFQEAHRLAPEDADAALAYARLSLFDNPELARTLIDGVIEREPDNAKAWIRRSELALAQAKADDALAAALTASELAPNDHMALFQVGIVQRARIRERELRRQPPDPALFEQALAAFDRGLAVAPDDAPVEEVVRGYIERALVFASWPERRGEAGAAFEQAAEAARQRSSVVEEQRTLDELRRFARATGDTALERRALERQVEIDPANLDAWGRLIAASEGDEVPKRLIQALPDEPRAHALYAQTLARRGRGEEAVAYLREVEGRLDDPVPLRGALAALHIEAGRFDEAHAIERQMREESPERPETDEVVGLLAMREGRFADAAAASRRLIERQETPHALLRLGEAEFRLGNYEAALGPINRALELSGDGPQGLQALRLRGLVQIASGDAEGGVQTFGRVRRVTRGSLMPEDVGTVASALYATGRAEAARELLDTMLATEHPPLDAVVLYLRKEGPGNPQRAQELLERALAERPFEAVLIGQQIRLALAAGEKERAEQIAAEAVAARPEAAIFYRQQAQVLLANGKPEQALAAIERAVALLPELPGAADLLTGLLTQLGREQEAVDRLEARARAGKLPVSDRVLLARLQIQNGNDARAIELLESVVAERNDLPGARNDLAFLLARQGTDLERALDLAQEARSALPRSPEAADTLGLVYLRRNLPEAAVDQFRAAIELAKAQSPAWATSQYHLGLGLKALGRHDEARQAFERALAAATPFPELEETRREIESLAQAPAGSS
- a CDS encoding tetratricopeptide repeat protein gives rise to the protein MKTLVAGISSGVLLGLLCSLLACGSPEGTMDDVRALQDAGAYSESLEPLRQILAERPDDPEANYRLGLALVRTGDASRAVFPLQKAARDESEARQAGLLLAITLVDIKNFAEAIDATDIVLARDPEDEAALSIRTQAALGASRPAVALDAAERLLALDPERASTLSLKAAALMHMGKLDETEEVLLATEKLDWEGDPSGRGRTCLVLANFYGRFREDPDRGVKKVKECLERFSDDLTLEPIAAQAYDDMGRPEEAKALMERAFARNPADQGLRRLLAQRLQAEGEGERAESMLLEGARTSGDPRAWISLAGSYRTRNEPEKALSAVDEALALAPRSEELRFVRADVLMDLGRLDEAQEIVPQVGNPVLAGVLRGRLALERGDPKQALAELGPAIQAWPQNAGARMLAAEAAHQLGDIDRTLSELREASRAEPRETDAALLLARLQLARGNYPEAAEMAHRHLSYRDAQSVSAYLVAARALAGLDRLDEAYEKLAELREKPGSAGVALAEEAGLRRGAEGPEAALAILRKETASIDLGAPENEIALRTLVDLAVAAGQAEQARERVAALAAAQPERARLAALQGQLALTAGDSAAAAAAFERALAADPACAPALAGQGELAAAAGRTDEALALLERAAEQEPDVPEHGHRAAQLQLAGGDAEGALRRLRVLRAQNPEHAGIANDLAFLLASRNESLDEALVLAQQSRRLAPQPEVIDTLGYVQLARGEYQAAAASFREALAARPDYGSARYHLGLALARQGDRDGAREAFQVALAGGPFDEAEQARQELGKLAGEGAGE